Proteins encoded within one genomic window of Manis pentadactyla isolate mManPen7 chromosome 4, mManPen7.hap1, whole genome shotgun sequence:
- the LOC118933935 gene encoding pepsin B-like, giving the protein MKILVLALVCLHLSEGLERVILRKGKSIREVMNEQGVLDTFLKNHPRVDPAAKYHFNNDAVAYEPITNYLDSYYFGEISIGTPPQNFLVLFDTGSSNLWVPSTYCQSQACSNHNRFNPSQSSTFTNIGQTYTLSYGFGSLSVVLGSDIMTVQNIVIQNQEFGLSEYEPSNPFYYADFDGILGMAYPSLAVGNDPTVMQSLLQQGQLTQPIFSFYFSRQPTYQYGGELILGGVDTNLYSGQIVWAPVTREMYWQIPIEEFAVGNQATGLCSQGCQAIVDTGTFPLAVPQQYMSSFLEATGAQQAQNGDYVVNCNYVQSLPTITFIISGYQLPLPPSTYVLNKNGYCILGIEATYVPSPTGQPLWILGDVFLREYYSVYDMANNRVGFAYSA; this is encoded by the exons ATGAAGATCCTGGTCTTGGCCTTGGTGTGTCTACACCTCTCAGAGGGTTTGGAAAG AGTCATCCTGAGGAAAGGCAAGTCTATCCGTGAGGTGATGAACGAACAGGGTGTACTGGACACATTCCTCAAGAACCACCCAAGGGTTGATCCAGCTGCCAAGTATCATTTCAACAACGATGCTGTTGCTTATGAGCCCATCACCAACTACCTGGAT AGTTACTACTTTGGGGAAATCAGCATCGGGACACCACCCCAAAATTTCCTGGTCCTCTTTGACACCGGCTCCTCCAACCTGTGGGTTCCCTCCACCtactgccagagccaggcctgcT CGAAtcacaacaggttcaaccccagccAGTCCTCCACGTTCACAAACATCGGGCAAACCTACACACTGTCCTATGGATTTGGGAGTCTAAGTGTGGTCCTTGGATCTGACATCATGACT GTCCAGAACATTGTCATCCAAAACCAGGAGTTTGGCCTCAGTGAGTATGAACCCAGCAACCCCTTCTACTACGCAGACTTTGATGGGATCCTGGGAATGGCCTACCCAAGTCTGGCTGTGGGGAATGACCCAACGGTGATGCAGAGCCTGCTGCAGCAGGGCCAGCTCACCCAACCCATCTTCAGCTTCTACTTTTCTCG CCAACCAACCTATCAGTATGGTGGAGAGCTCATCCTGGGAGGTGTGGACACCAATCTCTACTCTGGACAGATTGTCTGGGCTCCTGTCACCCGGGAAATGTACTGGCAGATTCCCATTGAGGA GTTTGCTGTCGGTAACCAGGCCACtggtttgtgctcccagggcTGCCAGGCCATCGTGGATACGGGAACCTTCCCACTGGCTGTTCCCCAGCAGTACATGAGCTCCTTCTTGGAGGCCACAGGAGCCCAGCAGGCTCAGAATGGTGAT TATGTAGTCAACTGCAACTATGTGCAGAGCTTACCCACCATCACCTTCATAATCAGCGGGTAccagctccctctgcctccctctaccTACGTCTTAAAT aaaaatggctACTGCATACTTGGGATTGAGGCCACTTATGTGCCTTCCCCCACTGGGCAGCCCCTGTGGATTCTGGGAGATGTCTTCCTCAGGGAATATTACAGTGTGTATGACATGGCCAACAACAGAGTGGGCTTTGCCTACTCTGCATAG
- the LOC118933942 gene encoding protein pitchfork codes for MEPVNIPFGTCQQRKLFPHFHPPNFLGNKFLPLRGVPHRGPGCYIADDKYGLAYNLSKIPTSRRGYAFGARTALRFTPINKDMMPSPGMYQTVNPQEQKHKQNFAPFNASLPRFRIYSKDSYHPGPGTYNPETKLPQKISWPMKFGSPDWAQVPCVQKRTLKVELSADKEFRKHRNRVAYLCLFYNCRAGSTFLSNSCPQPLQD; via the exons ATGGAGCCTGTTAACATCCCTTTTGGGACATGTCAGCAGAGGAAGCTCTTTCCTCACTTCCATCCCCCAAACTTCTTGGGGAACAAGTTTCTCCCTCTTAGGGGAGTGCCCCACAGAGGGCCTGGATGCTACATAGCAGACGAT AAGTATGGCTTGGCATACAATCTCTCTAAGATCCCGACCAGCAGAAGAGGATATGCTTTTGGAGCCAGAACAGCACTGAGGTTTACGCCAATCAACAAG GATATGATGCCTTCCCCAGGCATGTACCAGACAGTTAATCCTCAGgagcaaaaacacaaacaaaattttGCTCCATTTAATGCCTCATTGCCTCGATTTAGGATATACTCGAAGGACAGTTATCACCCCGG CCCTGGCACATACAACCCAGAGACAAAGCTACCGCAGAAGATCAGCTGGCCAATGAAATTTGGATCTCCGGACTGGGCTCAGGTTCCCTGTGTACAGAAAAGAACCCTAAAAGTTGAG CTGTCCGCTGACAAAGAATTTAGAAAGCATCGGAACCGTGTGGCCTACCTATGCCTGTTCTACAATTGCAGGGCTGGGAGTACCTTCCTGAGCAACTCCTGTCCACAGCCTCTCCAGGATTGA